Genomic segment of Dermacentor albipictus isolate Rhodes 1998 colony chromosome 5, USDA_Dalb.pri_finalv2, whole genome shotgun sequence:
CTGTTGGTCCGCTGACTGGTGGGCTTGGAGGTGCGCGTACATGCATCAGTTAGTTATGCTGGATCGATCACAAGAACTGTACAGCGAGATTTGCGACCGAATCGCCAAGGTTGAAAAGAATCTACCTAACCCCGATGAAGGTGACGAGCAGAGAAAGCTAAGAATGATGTTTTGCATCGAAGCAGCGCTGTCCTATGTGCATTACTTCGAAGTGAAAAATAGCCGTTCGTACTTGGACGTGGCGAAAAGTGTTTCAAATATCGAGTTTCAGCTGACCGGAGCGCTTGGCAAAAGGACTTACCATCAGGAAAATGAGCTCCCGCAATTGCTGCTCGAAGTGCGGCACAAAGAAGACGGTGACGTCGGTACTGCGTCGTTGGAACGGGCGAATCATTTGCCGAAAAATGCACCGCTTAAAGACGACACCGTCATGAATGAGATAAAGTTTAGTGCCAGTACAGCTGCAGATGTTAGCCTGACGCAAGAGGAAGGCTGTTTGCTTCTAGCCGTGTGCATCCTGAGCAAGAGCATCAGTGCACCAGATGCTCTTAGAGATGAAAAAGTCATGGCATACATTGAGCGAGTGCTCTCAGTGCCTTGCTCTTGGTCGGTCCAGTTCAGTGCACTCTTTCAGCGATGCACACTGGAAAGGAAAAATAGCCGCCGAGTTGAGCGATCTATGACTCAACTGCAGTGCCTTGTCGACGCTGTTAAATCCCCTGAACCTAGTGCTGGTGCCAGGCAAGAGCACTTCTTCTCTCTAGCTATACCATCCATCTGGGAAGTTGAAAAGGAGCTGGGCAACCTCTTCTTTGCACTGGGTGCCACAAAGAGCGCACTCGACATTTTCATCAAATACGAGCTTTGGGAGGATGTTATAAACTGTTACACCAAGATAGGGCGCCGTGACAGAGCAGAAAATGTTGTCAGGAAGCTGCTCGAAGAAGAAGAAACTGCACACCTGTACTGTTTGCTGGGCGACGCTACGCAGGACCCTGAGCACTACACGAAGGCCTGGGAGATATCAGGCCATACCAGTGCAAGAGCTCAGCGTTCGCTTGGCTTGTTCTATTATAACAAGAAGGAGTTTCAAGAGGCCATTCCGTATCTTGAAAAGTCGTTGGAACTTAATGGAATACAGATGAACGTTTGGTTTGCCCTTGGTTACTCCGCCATGCAGGTTGAGAACTATGCTCTGTCTGTGAAGGCATATAAGCGTGTTGTGAATTTGGACCCTGAGAGCTTCGAAGCATGGAACAACATGGCCAGTGCATATATCCACATGGGAGACAAGCAGAAAGCCTGGAAAGTTCTACAGGAGGCACTTAAGTGCAGTTACGACAATTGGAGAGTGTGGGAAAACTACCTGCTAGTGTGCATGGACGTTGGAGCTTTCGAGGAGTGCATCACTTCTTGGCACAGACTGATCGACATTAAGGGAAAGCACTCTGATGGCAAAGTGGCTAGACTCTTGGTTAAGGTTGTAGCTGAAGGAATTCCTGACATCTATGGCAAGCCGGGAACTCACCTGAAGTCCAAGCTGCTTGAGCTGTTTGGCAGAGTGACGTCTGGTGTCACTAACGATGCTGACATTTGGTACTCATACGGGTCTCTCTATCAGCTTTCAAATGAAGATTCAGGTACAACTGTGGAAGACACAGAACGAATGCTACAATTCTTTCAGAAATCATTTCGCTGTCATAATCAAAAGTCAAATTGGGAGAAAGAAGTGGCAGCTTGCAGAGAGCATCTAATACGTTCGAAGGACCTTTTGGATATTTACATTTCTGCAACAAAACGTTTAAGTGACAAAGCTCGCAAACACCAGCTCTTATCATCTGCTAGAATCACAGTGAAAGGTACGCTGTCAATTGTTGAGAACTACAAAGTAAACTATACATCAGAAATTCTTGATGAACTGACACCTGCAATTAATAGTGTTGCGGTGAAATTAGAAGAAATTGCTTCACTTATCAATTCCCTTGGTTAAGCCATCACAGGACCCATCTTGTTGCTGGTTGTATATTTGTGTTGCTCCGTTTCGTACAACATATTTGGGGTTTATTACATTAACATGCATTCTTGTATATTCTCTGGCAGTTTTTACCATTGTGAAAATGCACATATTGAACAATACAATATCCTATTTCTTACTATTATCTGATGTTTTACTCACCTCGTGCCATGTGTTCGACACTGATATCATTGTTTTCTGGGTATTGTTCTTTATTATAACATGTCAAGCTGGGAAACATTTTAGTAATTATACATTTGATCAACATCGTGTGTGAATGCTTAAGGTACAGGCTTCATGAAGCAAAACATTGAATCACTGGTGCTCTAAACAAGAGACATATTGTGTCTATAACCTAAGAACTTGGTGAGAAACGGGGAGGGGGGTCCTACACAAAGGTAATTTGCGTAGTTGCATTGTTTTCGCCAATTTACGTGACGTCATGGCTTCGACCAAATTCATTTCATACAACTATAATGATTCAGTCAGCATCTCTCGGGAACGATGTTTCGTAGCCTGGAAGCACAAAGGGAAGACAAAGCGCTGTTCTGTGGACGGAAACTATATTTTAAGATTGTCCCCACCTGTACTTGGTGTGGGGCAAACCTAGTCAGCCACCAGGTCTTTCTCTTTTATGCAGTGCTTAATTAAATATTGCCGTCAGGCCTGGCACAGGTCATGACGATCCTCGACTTTCGTTCATTGTAGTGTGTATGCTTCAAAATGCATTACGTAAAACAATTTTTAGTCATAGTACTGACAGTTCCTTGTAAGGCCGGAGGGTCCAGTTATACATTCCCGTACGTGTGATAAGCCCGCAGCCGTGTTCCGACGCACGTCTGGTGATAGCAGGAGCCCCAACTATTTTGCCGCCTCCCTCAATCAAACGCGGAGGCATTGCAGTGGTCGGCACGGGAGTCCTCTTTTCGCAGAAAATGTTCGCCATATGCGTCGTTCGTTCGAGCGCGCCGCGACAGGCGGCAGCACACGTACCGCGCGTCTGCTTGGCGCTCCACCGTGACGCATGCGGCGGCCCTGCAGCGGCAACAAATGGCAGGAGGGGAACGGAGGGACCGCAAGGTCACATGACTAGTCGCAAGAGATCATTCAGCGGTGTGCAGAAGCTTTTTTGGGAGAGGGGCGACGTTTGTGTGCACTGGTTGAATCTATTTATAGTGTGATCAATACTGGAAAATTTGGGAATACATCGGGACGACAAGCAAAAAACCGGGTAAGTGCCGACAATTTTCTCGCCTACTGGCTGGTCAAGAGTCCTCGGATGCGTTTCACGGCTAAACCGACGTCGTCCGCCGCGCTTCGCCATGGTTTCGCGTCGCGCCGCTCGCCTGCTTCGCCGGCAGGGCTCGACCGGCGAGGGGAGCGCGCTAGCTGTTGAATTTTTGCCTTGCTCGAGTGCGTCGGCATCTTTTTGCATAACCTACCCACCCTGCCGCGTTATAGCGGTCGGATATGCTGGTACCAGACTTCTAGTCCGGCAAATCACGCTTAGCTAAGCGAAGGTGGCCGGCCGTGTAATAAGCGTGCCTTTCGGTTCTTCCGATGCGCGCGACCGGCTGGTTGCAGCACAACCCGATATCCAGAGCTCTGCTGCTAGGATCGAGTTCTTCGCTGCATGTGAGTAGCTGTGCTGCCAGTCATTGCAGATTCCGTGATAATGTTATCGCTTAGCACCGGCAGCACGCGTGCTATCCGCGGAGAATTACATTTCCTGCCCCGCTATAAATAAGGAGAGTGTGTTGCCCAGTGTGACTCTCGGTTTACTTGCAGCTACGATGTGATGACCCTGTTGTCTTAAATAGACCTGCCTGTGCCTCCTTGTAAAGAGTATtcgctctctcactctctctctctcgtttctaaaaaaaaaaaaaaaacccgtacGAAAATACTCTGGAAATGTCTACTGGTTGCGCTCGGAACGAATAAGTCGCCTGAAATAGTCTTGCATACGATGTAGGTCTAGCAAAGCAAAAGTCTGCTTTCGCTGGTACAAACGCCCAGGCCGGCTTTGTGTTCCGCACGTGGCAAACGGCGTTCCAGCAGTCCAGGAAGGCACGCCTCCGGAGAGCGGGCTCCTGCCTAGGCGGCTATGGCGTCAGGCTGCGTTAGGTCAGGTTCGATCGTGGCGCGCGCTCTTCCTCGACCGCGTTGCGCTCTTGGGGGCAGGGCGCCCAGGCAGTCGTGTCTGCCCACTTTTTCGCTACATAACCGTTACAGAACTGTGAAAATTGTATTGTCTGCGCTGGTCGCACCGCTGTGTAGAAGGAGACTGCTGAAACCAAAGGCTTTCTGAACGGGGTTTCATGCCAGTTTCTTCGCGCCCGAGGCGTGTGGGTAACTGTACAGTctagcgcgatttgaaggttatcgcgcgaacGTCGACCGGCCTAGCGGCCCGTCTCGGAGTAGTGAAAATCAAGATTTCGCAGTCTTCTCTCTTTCGTTTGCTTCTCCACCGCGATGTACTCGCCACCATTTCTCTCTCTATATAAACATCAAAGAATACGTTGCGCGCAATACCATCTCTGCATGATACCTCCCTCTCGTCGAAAGAGGATTCTGGGCCGTGGCGCTGTTCTTGGtagacgctcgcgcgataacgtTCCTATAGCGCTAGACTGTACACTTTGCTAATGGAGGGATATTTGCAGCGGCCACTGGAGTTCAGTAATTGCACATGTGTTACGCACATGAATGTATGCGAATATCATTGTCTTGCGCTGGTATGATTCTATCCTCCGAACTATGTACGAGCGAATCGATTGTTCGTGACCTTCGGACAAGCACGCGATGATGCTGATTAATTAAATGCAGAACGGCATCTCACATTGCGCCAGGCCTTCCTCGCGCATGGCAACGCTCTCTACGCCTGCAAATGTGAAACTCTCATTAATGGCCGAGTTAGCCGAGTTGTCAGTTGAGTGAATTCCAGCCTGACTGGCCTCTCGCCGAGGGAGTCGTGATATTCCTCTTAGTAACCGGTCAGCACGTTTGCATACGCCGTTGCGCCATATCGCTTCTCTATTCGCATACAAAGGCCCACATTTTCATTCTCCTGCGAAACAAACATATGTGTGCTCCGTCGTCGCGCGCTGGCGGCCctggaaaaataaaataaaaagggtTGTCCTTATTGTTTCCTCCCTCGCTCATCTCGGCTCAGaaacgcgtgcgcgcgcgcgttcgcAGTCGCAGCTCGTCCTTCGCATTCACGGCAGGAGCGGATAGACTACCGCCTACAAGGCACGAGAAGCAAGGCTCGAAGCAACAGCAACAGCTACTTCTGGAAAACAAGAAGAAGCCGTCTGTTTCTTCTGCCTGCGCCATCGCTGACGTTAGACGCGTCGGTGTTCGAGCGTACGAatccggtattttttttttttcttcagatgtGTCTGTGCGGTACGGCATGTGGTGGCGGTTGCTGACGCTATTGCGAACGTTTACTGTAGTAACGTTGGTTACCGCCGTGTGCTCCGATGACATTATGTGAAGTGCACAGAAGAACGACTCATGCGTTCGACAGACGACAGGCGGGTTAGGTTTGTCTGTCAATTTGCAGTGTTCACGTGGATGGGAGGCGACAGTTAACATGCCTCTCGTAAGAAACGCCGTTACGACACCATCCCTGCTTGCTTATTAAGCTTGGGTGATGTGTCGCACTCTCTCGTACATTACACCACTGTGAATAATGTCTGTATACCTCTACCTTTCCATCTCATCGCTGAGCGTTAGTGCTCCGAGCTGACGTCAGTGTATAATTCTGAAGTAATGCGACACTTTGCGCGAGAACTCGGCGTGTGTCTAGCTAGAGTATTCCAGCATACTCTAGATTGCTTAGGCccatagagaaagacattcaacaagagcggacgcCCCCATGGTGGTTACTCCCATTAGAGCTCAGCGACCGAATTggctgtagcgcaccaagcggctgGTGTGAAAACCTGAACCACACTTCCgatttcggttttgggcgcgcgcatTTTGAACAGAAGCTGGTACGCTTTACACCGGCTGCGCTTGTCGGTACGGCATTGGCGCGCTGTCTAAGCgaggaatctttttttttaattatttatttagtaAAATAAATATGCTTTTGagcgatctttacaagcctccatcgaatatgtCCTCTCTGCAACGTGCAGTTTCATAATGTAGACGAACGACGCCtcgtgaaatgaggaaatgtttattttgctctatataaatgctcgttccaggCTTTTGGTGCGTTCATGCAATGTTGTGGCACCAGATAAGCAGCAATAGTTGCCGTCCGAAGCTCCAACGGACCGCATCAGctgaaacaaaaaagaagtaaattacaagcatgtgccaTTTCGGTATTTAGACCTTATAGGAAAACTGCATGTAAAGGCGAAACATCCGAAAGCGGTGAATGGGCGACATGACGGACAAAAAATCAATTCGCTTTCACGAGTATGGCGTAGAAAATGCCCGACTCAACCCAAACAGTACCATATTAAAATATGACGAAAACATccgatttccaagcattcccccattCCCGGGCCTTATCTTCTgcgctttaagagcacaaatacacgggtgactgcacGTGTTCGACGCAACCTGGCTTCAGCCTACGCGATGGTACGCCACAAACACAGAGGTGGCCATAACCTAGGCTCCCTACCAGACCATATACggcagaatgccttctactcgcactcaagacaatcGCATGGGTGCAAATCCTGTTTTCAGGCGTTCAGAAGACGGAATTTTCGAGTTGAACTTCTTagtttttgagctcctcggcgttacttcttgcgcgttctgccggcgcaagtaACACACTCCCATGTTAttactcttggcaatcgctcgtcgcattttcgacaagcgtgagtacccaAAGAAGGTACTTTTGTTGGGGgaccataaaaagcgtcacaaacttgctCCCGTAAAATTCAGCCAACGCGAAACTAACCAACGTTAAACTGCGCCACAGCAGCCGACCTGTATTTAGCTACATGTCTGTAGCTAACTGCATCACAACACCCTGTGAGGTCAGCGTGCTCGAAAAGTACCACAAAAagtaccgaaataagttacagtaatgttggagcccatagaaagcgtcacaaacatgTCCAAGTAAGGTTGAGTAGACAGGAAACTACGTCACaatggccgagctgcttttcgctaactgcgtcacaacgccgggTGCGGTCAACGTGTCCCAAAAagtaccgaaataagttacagtaatgttggtgCCCATATAAAGCGTCGCAAACATGTTCCAGTAAGATTCAGATGAACGCTAAACTAATTGCGCCACAACGGCCGAgttgtttttcgctaactgcgtcacaacgacCGGTGCGACCGCGTGAGGCCTAAATTGCTTGAAACGCAGCGCAGACTGTTGAACGAAATTTCTCACCTTCCGTATATCCCAATAGCCCAGTGGCGCCGTGCCgaaatgcagaaggaacgcaGAATACGCCAAGAGCCCAACAGACcacagctacataaaaaaaaaagacaaacggGGCGTCGAACAGGCGAACGCTCACATGCGCAGCCGACCTCGCTTCTGGCGTGCCATTGGCTTGTCGCTAGGTAACGCAAATGCGTCTCTAAGTACAAGTTCAGTTATACACAAAACTTTTTCAGTTTTAGCGggaaaggataaaaaaaaaaaacattgtctgTTAACTtccatttcacattcttttttttccaacgCTCCCGTCAGTTAGCGACTGGTGTGAATACTAGCGTGACGCATTTCCTGTTGTCAGTTTTCGCCAAGTCTCCACTCTTGCTGAATTTTTCTCTGTGTTAGCCCTGCGTATCGGTGCCTTAAAAGACGATACCTCTGCGTCCATTTGCTCGTTTTATTTGTTATGTAGCGCGGTATCCTACAGCCGTGCTGAATGGCGCCGACTGGCAGCTTGAAGTGGTCggttagaaaaaagaaagaaagaaaaaaaaaattataagaaaACTTGCGACAACGCACGACTCAGTGGAAAGGTAGCGCTCCTTTCGACGTTTACGCTCTTACTATAGGAAAGCCGCTACATTTTACATTCCGCACGCTCAGATCTCTGCTACGTGCGCGGATGTTTGCGAGGACGCTTTTCGGCTGCGACCGTTCGTCGAAAGGTGGTCGCCACGACGAATGCAGCCATTGGCATTCACCGCTGTTGCACTCCCGTCGATCACGTGCCGATTAAATCACGGGGCGAACCTTCGCACGGCTCACTCACGGCGTTGTTCGTCTCGCTTCCTGAGCAAACCGCCTTAGCGTACAGTAATTATAGGGCAATACTATTTTACGTATAACCGTCGAAGTGCAGCCATGATCATGGCCGTTTTCTAACTGTATAACAAACAATGCGCGGCGCTATACGTATAAACTGACGATGTATTTGCGTTGACATGATTGTAGAGACACGTTTGGTGGCTATGGCCATGTTAACTGGACGCCACTGCGCACAAAGTTGTTAAAGTGCTCTCATGATAGCTCGAGATGGCGGCGTTCATGATCTGTAAGGATAGGACAGTCTAGAAAGCTGCACAACTTGACGCTACGAATTAAAAGGCAACGCCGCCGCAGGCCGTTTCGCGCCACTTTATATGGAAAATGCAATTGACAAAATCTACAGTAGTTGATTTTTGCGGCAGGCAAGGTTAATAGACGTGGCCAAGTCCACACTGCAGCGTTCACGAACAACGAATTACACAAGTGCGAACGTGTATAGCCGTCTGCACTTCTTGCCTGTACCAATTCCTGCTTGTTTACAAACAGGCAAGCGTGGGGTATGAGGAGTAACGAACGCTGTAACAGCGCAGTAGTATACCTCTCATATACGGTATGCACAATATCCGAACACTGTTACCGAACTTTCGGTAATCGACGCATAATTTAGCATCCGTAGGCATGTCTGAGGTGTTGAACGTCGTCTGCCCTGGGCAGCGGGCGTGTCTTTAATTTGTTTCTTTCGCCTATTTACGGCCAAAACTACGACTGCTGTTCTAGCCTTGTCTGTGTTCGCTCGCGATCGGCAAGACGGGTTTGGTGGAGCGGGAATGCCGAGGGGGACCTCGGAAGCGCCATGTGTCTATAGCTATTTTCATGCGGTATATTCGTTTTCTTGTCAAATTACTCACAGAGGGACTGTTGATTTCACTAGTCACTGCTCGAAGTGAGAGAGTGAGACGTTATAGTGTAATTTAGTAAAGCAACATAGCGTCATGCCTGTTTGGGAACGATGCCATAATAGGGGCGGGTCACTTCCTGGTGCTATGTCAAATCGTTCTCGAGGAATATAATATAGGTCCTGCAAtgtttcaaacaaacaaacaaacaaacaaacaaacaaacaaacaaacaaacaaacaaacaaacaaacaaacaaacaaacaaacaagcaaaaagtaATGTTGCACAGCGCTTGTAGGAAGACCCCGTGTGACAGTGAAGCAGCAGCTTACATCCTAGCGTTTTCCCTCCTTTAACTGGGTGAAATGTTGGTCGAAtttcctccctgcctttccttctccctccccctctctctctcgtcaTTCTTTGGGGATTGATATGGTCAATATGTCTCGTTATGACGGCACATGCATCATTTCCCTATAAGCATTTTCCCTTAATAATGTCTGTCAAAGTATACAGCGGTGTATACTGATATAACGAGCGGATATTCTATCTTTGTCAGTCACACTGCAAGAGGGTTGCATGCTTTGGTACTAAGACCATTACACCCTTTGCGGGTGTAACGGTGGGAGCTATGGACCCATTTGAACTCTTTAGGGACTCTAGAGGATGTAAATCGGTTTACATTGTGAGAGTTATCACCCTGTATGGAAGGTTCTGGTAGTCTTGTTTGCCCCTGCCCGAACTTTACCCAAGGCTTGACGAACAGTTTGCAATATCCGATGCAATTAGTTCGCTATACCCAAGTATAGCGAACGCCTAATTCTCTTAAGCAGATACACCATATAGTGCTTCGGTACCCACCGCTTTATCCGGCTCGTGTTCTTGTATGCTGCGCCGGCTCTATACTATAGGCAGGCTCCGCTCTGTGCAGTGCGccttgttacgtctcaacaccacaaaggtgTTAATTGAACGATAGTCACGTGTCAAAACCACCACCCCTCCTACCCAGACGATAACGCAGCGTGGACACTGACCATTGAAGGGTCCTGCGAAGGGCGCTCACCCCGCCATTACCTAGAACCCTGAGCAAAGGATGAAAAGGAGGTAAGAACAACGACGACGATTTGGGAGTCACATTTAATTAGACGTTTAATAAAAGTCAAGTCAGCACCCGCTACTCAGCTCTTATCCAAACGTGAACGCAGCATGGACACCGACTGCTGCAGGGTTCCACGAAAGGCCCTGACCCCGCCCTTTACCTGGTAACCTGAGCGAAGAAGGGGGCCAACGAGAAACAggtgtcgccggatgatttctttccacagattccaaaccagtctcttcggaggcggagttactgcgggttatttccagcatgggcgtggtatcggaACGGAGTCGACGAGGGTGATTTACTGTTGggcagtcttcagattccctagtcgactcgcctagggaaaaCGACGGTATTAAAAATGGTGGCTTTTCGAGACTGAGGGCACAGAAGGTCTTGATGTGAACcgagacgtttaacttgctcctgcatggagtgggcttccgtactggagccgtgtaactaagctaaatgAACTCTTTTTCCTTCGTTTGCTACAACTACACGTGCTATTAGTCGacgggcttggtggattccatgccctgaacgCCACCCTAGCCGGAGCAGCCTGTACGTGCCTTCTCGATGCCGACCACGCCGTGACACGTTGGCGCCGAACGAAAATTTTCGTGGAGTAACTCTCCTATGTACAAGTTTGATAATTATATATCAGGAAATTATTGAGACACTTTTGCTGTAGTCGTGAAGGCATCGCTCTGCGCCGTTATACGGGTGGCAGGTATAGTGTAACCTGTGCTAAAGGCGAAGCTTCGTCTGAGCGGTGTTCTCCAAATGCGGTGTGCGCGGGCTCTGGAATGCATGCATGCGCAAGTGTCTGTAAGGCTCAGATGCATACCTCGATGTATTCCCCGGAGGCACCCGCACCCGTAGACCACAATGCTGTTAGCACTGCTGAAAttgaggtcgtgggctcgatccCTATAGCCACGGTGGCCGGATTTCAATGTGGGTGAAATGAAAAAGAAGGAGAAGCTAGTGtagttagattcaggtgcacgttaagcaactctaagtggtcaaaattatggATGGGGTGGATTGGTACATCCGCCCTATAGCCTCGTCGTTTAAGCGGATCAGTAGACTGCGGGGCGAAGCAG
This window contains:
- the LOC135909280 gene encoding tetratricopeptide repeat protein 27, translated to MSKCADMEILEEIERTVILGREFCNVLEGACGLSDQDEFDFLRFLVDCIVRGDYVSVFTDDRTKILLRVSSYSSCLREIIEKCKNYVDGGRYIRQLSVLLVGVAALKLFVQCNWTGPAVEVVNDIFPNSESDECQRACLKVLEVCGEPPYHLIEQVPFLIIAEALLVRCNEMLHSCWSADWWAWRCAYMHQLVMLDRSQELYSEICDRIAKVEKNLPNPDEGDEQRKLRMMFCIEAALSYVHYFEVKNSRSYLDVAKSVSNIEFQLTGALGKRTYHQENELPQLLLEVRHKEDGDVGTASLERANHLPKNAPLKDDTVMNEIKFSASTAADVSLTQEEGCLLLAVCILSKSISAPDALRDEKVMAYIERVLSVPCSWSVQFSALFQRCTLERKNSRRVERSMTQLQCLVDAVKSPEPSAGARQEHFFSLAIPSIWEVEKELGNLFFALGATKSALDIFIKYELWEDVINCYTKIGRRDRAENVVRKLLEEEETAHLYCLLGDATQDPEHYTKAWEISGHTSARAQRSLGLFYYNKKEFQEAIPYLEKSLELNGIQMNVWFALGYSAMQVENYALSVKAYKRVVNLDPESFEAWNNMASAYIHMGDKQKAWKVLQEALKCSYDNWRVWENYLLVCMDVGAFEECITSWHRLIDIKGKHSDGKVARLLVKVVAEGIPDIYGKPGTHLKSKLLELFGRVTSGVTNDADIWYSYGSLYQLSNEDSGTTVEDTERMLQFFQKSFRCHNQKSNWEKEVAACREHLIRSKDLLDIYISATKRLSDKARKHQLLSSARITVKGTLSIVENYKVNYTSEILDELTPAINSVAVKLEEIASLINSLG